In Halobacillus amylolyticus, the following proteins share a genomic window:
- a CDS encoding AAA family ATPase — protein MKFNAFIGPLEEFEKFIPKDGTNSLTRVVTTMDSALRGNDLDLDVFDTLVVYSNEYSGVKEHFIEGFINYILLYSSSLDFEEVFLHNPPKKILEQLENHNSDTTLDINYHQYKSMTKEKLRKVKEEFDLNVFGQEHVKNEILQTIYPLTNLRNNRPKVMMLYGPPGVGKTETAKLINRVLDKGTLFRKQLSMFHNDNIYSYIFGDKVYSLAKDLIDRRTNIILLDEFDKAHPLFYSAFFEMFDEGKFEDKYYKVNLDNTIIFCTSNYQSEKDIKDKLGAALFSRFDNVIQYKELSEKAKLKILEQTYTEELKNFNEDDRIYLKENGIFEKMSKVINHFENARDIQKNLVKVMSYPLVEKL, from the coding sequence ATGAAGTTTAACGCATTTATTGGACCATTAGAAGAATTTGAAAAGTTTATACCTAAAGATGGTACCAATTCTCTTACTCGTGTCGTTACTACTATGGATTCAGCCCTAAGAGGGAACGATTTAGACCTCGATGTATTTGATACTCTTGTAGTGTATTCTAACGAATATTCGGGTGTAAAAGAGCATTTCATTGAGGGGTTTATAAATTACATACTTCTTTATTCAAGTAGCTTAGATTTTGAAGAGGTGTTTTTACATAACCCTCCTAAAAAGATTTTAGAGCAATTGGAGAATCACAATTCAGATACTACATTGGACATTAATTACCATCAGTATAAAAGTATGACAAAAGAAAAATTAAGGAAGGTCAAAGAAGAGTTTGATTTAAATGTTTTTGGTCAGGAACATGTAAAAAATGAAATCCTTCAAACAATATATCCTTTAACAAACTTGAGAAATAACAGGCCAAAGGTTATGATGCTATATGGTCCACCAGGTGTTGGTAAAACAGAGACTGCAAAATTGATTAACAGAGTATTAGATAAGGGAACACTCTTTAGAAAACAGCTGTCCATGTTTCACAACGATAATATTTACTCATATATATTTGGAGATAAAGTGTACTCTCTGGCGAAAGATTTAATCGATCGAAGAACAAATATAATACTCCTTGATGAGTTCGATAAAGCACATCCTTTATTTTATAGCGCATTTTTTGAAATGTTTGATGAAGGAAAATTTGAAGACAAGTACTATAAGGTAAATTTGGATAATACTATAATATTTTGTACATCAAATTATCAATCTGAAAAAGATATAAAAGATAAGTTAGGTGCAGCTTTATTTTCTAGATTCGATAATGTCATACAATATAAAGAACTTTCTGAAAAGGCTAAATTAAAAATACTAGAGCAAACTTACACAGAAGAACTTAAGAATTTTAATGAAGATGATCGAATCTATCTTAAGGAAAATGGGATTTTTGAAAAAATGAGTAAAGTTATAAATCATTTTGAAAATGCAAGAGACATTCAAAAAAATTTAGTGAAAGTAATGTCTTATCCTCTAGTAGAAAAATTATGA
- a CDS encoding DUF6414 family protein, translated as MYKVVYFDEGSATDFIQIHYGGNIEIVDEDSGKFSYQLKGSTDAKVGVGNSFLSLIKANFSLSGSGSIEKGKDSILKSTITNTLLSDFVDFAKSEENENKIKVFEGYKVDSISNSFAFIKMYAPYIKLLKEDTEYTQDLADFNFIDIGEILDGAKGYYELLAVRGDERAIFRFNINAFRNSYTLTDLTKMRLTYYGIKVGECNIEDLFVENEFPKEEETNTFTAGDIFNEQIADEKSKDLEIFDILLTGVTGDTNEV; from the coding sequence TTGTATAAAGTAGTATATTTTGATGAAGGGTCTGCCACAGACTTTATTCAAATTCATTACGGGGGTAATATTGAAATTGTAGATGAGGATAGTGGGAAGTTTTCTTATCAGTTAAAAGGATCTACTGATGCTAAGGTTGGTGTAGGAAACAGTTTCTTGTCATTAATAAAGGCAAATTTCTCCTTGAGTGGTAGTGGCAGTATTGAGAAGGGAAAAGACTCAATTTTAAAATCGACCATTACAAATACATTATTATCGGATTTTGTTGATTTTGCAAAAAGTGAAGAAAATGAAAACAAAATAAAGGTTTTTGAAGGTTATAAAGTGGATTCCATAAGTAATTCTTTCGCCTTCATAAAAATGTATGCCCCGTATATAAAACTTTTAAAAGAAGACACTGAATATACTCAGGATTTAGCTGATTTTAACTTTATTGACATTGGCGAAATTTTAGATGGTGCAAAAGGGTACTATGAATTATTAGCAGTTAGAGGGGACGAGAGGGCAATTTTCCGCTTTAATATTAACGCTTTTAGAAATAGTTACACATTAACAGACTTAACAAAAATGAGGTTGACATATTACGGGATAAAAGTTGGAGAATGCAATATCGAGGACTTATTTGTAGAAAATGAATTTCCGAAAGAAGAGGAAACTAATACATTTACAGCTGGCGACATATTTAATGAACAGATCGCTGACGAGAAAAGTAAGGACTTAGAAATATTTGATATTTTATTAACTGGAGTCACTGGTGATACCAATGAAGTTTAA
- a CDS encoding toll/interleukin-1 receptor domain-containing protein, translated as MLNEPKYDFFISYNHKDKGYAEWIAWLLEDAGYSTYIQAWDFTAGNNFILAMQEGATYADKTLALLSESYLSSDFTQPEWAAAFGADPKGTNRKFIPVRIQDIKLDGLLPQIIHIDLVGKDEGEAKRELLKGVQMDRKKPLEAPKFPGKIPAVEKPVEIIPTDWYQQWLDNRIDSLNDDQFSNEIMEGAKLVLHIIPLASINKEFNIPIKELKQPRNLMPFYTTGWDYKVNKDGYCTFAKWPQSKLPHGYVQFFRNGIIEAVDTGILEANSDKFIPYVKFEKDILKHIKTYIEAINNVGLKFPVAISISLLDICDYFVSANPKYPREKIKVDTLKLPVAILNSSRDNIDEIMKDSFDYLWNHCGFERSLNFDENGNWVEKNSFL; from the coding sequence ATGTTAAATGAACCTAAATATGATTTTTTCATTAGTTATAATCATAAAGATAAAGGTTACGCGGAGTGGATTGCATGGCTACTCGAAGATGCAGGATATAGTACATATATCCAAGCCTGGGATTTTACTGCTGGAAACAACTTCATTCTTGCTATGCAAGAAGGTGCCACATATGCTGACAAAACATTAGCGCTACTCTCTGAAAGTTATTTATCCTCAGATTTCACTCAACCAGAATGGGCTGCAGCCTTTGGAGCTGACCCTAAAGGCACCAATAGAAAGTTTATTCCTGTAAGAATACAAGATATTAAACTAGATGGATTGTTGCCGCAGATTATTCATATTGATCTTGTTGGAAAAGATGAAGGTGAGGCAAAGAGAGAACTTCTAAAAGGAGTTCAAATGGATAGAAAGAAACCATTAGAAGCTCCTAAATTTCCAGGAAAAATTCCTGCAGTAGAAAAGCCTGTTGAAATAATCCCTACAGATTGGTACCAACAATGGTTAGATAATAGAATTGATTCGCTTAATGATGATCAATTTTCTAATGAGATAATGGAAGGCGCAAAGTTAGTGCTACACATAATCCCATTAGCATCCATAAACAAAGAATTTAACATACCAATTAAAGAATTAAAGCAGCCGAGAAATCTAATGCCATTTTATACTACTGGCTGGGATTACAAAGTTAATAAAGACGGATATTGTACTTTTGCAAAATGGCCACAAAGTAAATTGCCTCATGGTTATGTTCAGTTCTTCAGAAATGGGATTATTGAGGCTGTGGATACAGGCATTTTAGAAGCTAACAGTGACAAATTCATACCATATGTAAAGTTTGAAAAAGACATTCTAAAGCATATTAAAACTTATATTGAAGCAATAAATAATGTAGGTCTTAAATTTCCTGTTGCGATCAGCATTTCTTTATTAGATATTTGTGATTACTTCGTTTCTGCTAATCCGAAGTACCCTAGAGAAAAGATAAAAGTAGACACTTTAAAACTACCTGTTGCTATACTAAATTCTTCTAGAGATAATATCGACGAAATAATGAAAGATAGTTTTGATTATTTATGGAATCACTGTGGTTTTGAAAGGTCTTTAAACTTTGATGAAAATGGTAATTGGGTTGAAAAGAATTCATTCCTTTAA